CGATTCGGTCCCACCGAATCAGCGCCCCGAGCAGCCGGATGATGAAGGCGCCGACAGGCGGCACGAGCGACAGTTTGATCCAGTTCACCATCTCGTTCAACGTGCGCCGTGATTCGTGACTCGCAAGACCTCGCCTCCCGAACATGCGCGGTGAACGAATACCGCTTCACGATCAGCGTATGACGTCGGCATCCTGGAATTGCATGCTGTGCAACCGGCGATAGGTGCCGTTATGGGCCAGAAGCTGCTCGTGCGTGCCCGATTCCACGATCCGGCCCCGGCTCATGACCACGATCCGGTCGGCCTTCTGGATCGTCGACAGCCGGTGGGCGATGACCAACGTCGTCCTGTTTTTCATGAGGTTCGAGAGCGCCAATTGAACCATTCGTTCAGATTCTGAATCCAGGGCCGACGTGGCTTCGTCCAGGATCAAAATGGGCGGGTCCTTCAGGATCGCGCGGGCGATGGCCAGGCGCTGGCGCTCCCCTCCCGACAGCTTGAGGCCTCGTTCCCCGACGATAGTCTGATACCCCTGCGGCAGCTTCGAGATGAACTCATGGGCGTGGGCGGCATGGGCCGCGCGCATCACCTCTTCTTCGGAGGCTCCGTCCCGGCTGTAGGCGATGTTGTTGCGGATCGTGTCGTCGAACAGCACCACTTCCTGCGAGACGATGCCGATCTGGCTCCTCAACGATCGCAACGTATAGGAGGCGATGTCCTGTCCGTTGATCAGGACCGTCCCGGAGGTCGGGGCGTAAAAACGGGGCACCAGGCTGATCAAGGTGGTTTTTCCGCTGCCGCTGCTTCCGACCAGGGCCACGACCTCCCCGGCCGCCACGTGCAGGTCGATCTCTTCCAGCGCGGCGATGGCATGGCCCGGATATCGAAAGGTGACCCGTCGGAACTCGATGGACTGGGGGCCCGGTTCCAGCGTCAACGTGCCCCGATCCACCTTGTGCTCGTCGTCAAGATCCAATACCATGAACACCCGCTCCGCCGCCGCGACCGCCTGTTGAATCGTGTTGTTGGCTCCGGAGAGCCGGCGGATCGGGGTATAGGCCATGAACATGGCGGTCAAGAACGAGAAGAATGATCCCGGCGTCATGTCTCCCTGGATGACCAGAAACCCGCCGTACCAGATGATCCCGGCAATGCCGATCACGCCGATCACCTCCATGTGCGAGGAGCCCAGGGACGACACCTGGATGGATTTCATCAGGTTTTCCAGCACCGCCCGGTTATGCGTTCGAAAGCGCTCGCGCTCCACCTGCTCCCGGTTGAAGGCTTTGACGACGCGGATGGCCCCCAAGGTCTCCTGAATCGTCGAGGCCATGTCCCCGATCCGTTCCTGGCCGAAGCTTGCGAGCTTGCGCAGCCGCCGCCCCATGCTGGTCATCGTATAGATCGAGAAGGGAATCACAAGCAGGGAGATCGTGGCCAGTTTCCAGTTTTGATAGAACACGACGCCGAGCATCACGACGAGCGTGAGTCCCTGCTGGAAGATGTCCTTGAGGACGCCGGACACCGCGTTCGACATCAGGATCACATCGTTGACGACGCGGGACACCAGCCGGCCGGAATTGTTGGCGTCGTGAAACGACACGGGTAATCGGACCATCTGCTCGAAGAGCTGCTGCCGGATATCGGTCACGACCCGGAAGCCGACATAGTTCATCAGATAGTTTTGCCCGTAGTTGAACAGGCCTTTCAGCACGGCCACCGCCAGGATGGCGAGCGGCAATACCATCAGCAGCGTCGAATCCTTGCTGATGAAAATCCCGTCCAAGACGGGACGAACCAGCCAGGCGTAGACGCCCGAAAGAGCCGCCACCATGGCCGCGCAGACGATCGCCCCCGCCAGCCTGATCCGGTACGAGCCCAGATATTTCAGCAACCGGAGGTACAGGGTCATGCCCGACACACCTTCAGAATCGCCTCGGCGGCGCGAGATGAGGCCCCGGGCTTGCCGAGGGATTCACGAACTTCGCGCAATGCCTCCTTCATCGCCATGGCCGCCTCCGGATCTCGCAAGAGCTTCATCGCCTCCTTGCTCACACGATCGGGGGTCGCTTCCTGTTGGATCAACTCGGGCACAACGCTCCGGCCCGCCACGATATTGACCAGGCCGATCCATTGTACAAGAATCTTGAGCCGGACGATCCAATAGGTCAGCCAGGCGGTCGTATAGAGGAGCACCATCGGGGTCCCGACGATCGCGGCCTGGAGCGTCGCGGTCCCGGACGCCACCAAGAGGACGTCCGCGCAGGCCATGACTTCACTCGCCTGATCCTTCACCACGGTCACCGGGACCTCCCGACCCTGAAGCTGCGAGGCCAGCAGCTCGTCGGAAACGGACCCGGCTTGAGCCAGGACGAACCGGGCCGACGGCTCCTGTTTGAGTATGAGGGTCGCGGCTTCAAGCAGGATCGGCAACAGCGAGCGAATCTCCGATTCGCGGCTTCCCGGCAGCAGGCCGATGACCGGGCCTCCTCCCTCCAGGCCGAACCGGTGCCGGAGCTCCAGTGGATTGTATGAAGGCGCCACCTGATCGAGCAAGGGATGGCCCACGAATTCGCAGGGGACACCGGCCTGCTGATACAGCGCCTGCTCGAACGGCAGGATGACCAGCATCTGATCGACCACCTGCCGAATCAGCGTGATCCGGCCCGGCGCCCAGGCCCAGATCTGCGGCGCGATGTAATAGACCACCCGCTGGCCCGCCGCCTTGGCGACGCGGGCGAGCCGGAGATTCAATCCCGGATGGTCGATGAAGACGACCGCGTCGAACCGGGTCCTGTTCAAGATGCCGGCAAGCCGTCGGTAGTTGTGGTAGGCGCCGAGGAGCACGGAAGGTCCTGGCAGGCCCATATGGTCCAGCCGCTTGAGTCCCGTGACCAGCTCGACGCCGGCCTCGGCCATGCGATGCCCGCCCACCCCGACCAATTCGGAATCGGGCCGCAACGCGCGCAGGGCCTTGGCCAGATTCGCGCCGTGCGCGTCGCCGGACGCTTCTCCTGTCACGATGAAGAGTCGAGACATGCGATCGGGGCCATCCGCGAGGCCATTCGATGGTTCGGACCCGTTCCTGACGAAGTTCCTCAGTCCTACGCGTCCGCTCCGCGCGACGCGCTGCCGGACGGAGATGCCTGCTGCTGACGGCGCAAGAACGAGTCGATCGCCTCCCGGACCTGATAGGCGAGGGCCAGCGCGGCGGTGCCCGCCTCTCCGGACACGGCGGCCGGCGCGCCGGTCATGACGGAGGCGAGAAACGACTGCAATTGAAGCTTGAGCGGTTCCTCATCGGAGCCGACGAGCTGTTCCATGTCGAGTTGGGGCTTCGCGCCCTGATCCGTCCGCCGCCGGTACACCACCGCATGCCTGGTCTGATAATCCACCGAGACATACCGGTCCCGTTGAAACACGCGCAGGCGCCGCATGCGGTTCATCGAGACGCGGCTCGACGTGAGGTTGGCCACGCACCCGCCGCCGAATTGAATGCGCGCATTCGCAATATCGACATGGGACGACAGCACCGGCACGCCGGCGGCGCGCACCTCTTCCACCGGGCCGGGATTGAAAGAGAGGACCATGTCGAGGTCGTGAATCATGAGATCGAGGATGACGTCCACATCGGTGCCCCGTTCTCCGAAGGAGCTGAGCCGGTGACACTCGATGAACGACGGGGCATCGATGTGGGGCCGCGCGGCGAGCATGACAGGATTGAACCGCTCGCTGTGACCGACCTGCAGGATGCAGCCGCGCTCCGCCGCAAGCCGTACCAACTCCCGGGCCTCTGCCAGGCGGGCCGCGATCGGCTTTTCGACCAAGACATGCCGGCCGCGGTCGAGGCAGCGTTTGGTCACCTCATAATGGGCGGTGGTGGGCACCGCGACGCTGACCGCCTGGACGGAGTCGATCAGCTCATCCAGCCGGGAGAAAACCAGGCCGCCGTGACGCTCCGCAATCAGTCGCGCCCGTTCCGGATCGGCATCGAACAGGCCGACCAGTTGCGACTCCGGGAGAGCGGCGTAGAGCCGCGCATGGTGCTGTCCCAGATGCCCGACCCCGATGACTCCAGTGCGTATCTTTGGCATAGACTCCGTTAATCGTGAAGCGTCAACCGTGAACCGTGAAGGCGAAGCTTGTCTTATAGAGTATCTTCTCGGTTAACGAATAACGTTTAACGATGAACGTCCCCGCGCAGTCCCACAATGGCGATACCCGCGCGGTTGGCCGCCTGGAGCATCTCTGCCCGGTCCAACAGCACGCTGCGCCCCGCTTCGAGCGCCAACACGTTCGCCTTGACCGACCGCATCACCTCGATGGTGCGCGGCCCCACGGCCGGAAGGTCGAAGCGCAGGTCCTGCTGCGGCTTGCTTCGCTTGACGACCACCGCCCCGCCCGCGGCCAGCTCGCCACCCCGTCGAATGGCCCCGTCCGTTCCCTCGACGGCTTCCACCGCCACGACAACACGGTCCTTAACCACCACGCATTGGCCGATGTCGAGGCGGCCGATGTCGCGCGCCACCTCCCAACCGTATCGAATGTCCTCCCATTCCTTGTCGGTCGGCTTCCGGCTGGAGAGGACGCCCTCCTCCACCAACACGCCTTCCAGGCCGAAGGTGGACTCCCGGATCATGATCCCTTCGCGCTCCAGCTCGGCGGCGAACTCGCGCAGGATGTCGTCGTCCCGCCAGATCGCCAGGCGGGCGGCCATGGCCAACGTGCGGAAGTCCGGCCGCACGGTCGTGAAGACGTGGGTCTTCTTCACTCCCCCGAGCATGACCGCTTCCGTCACGCCCTCGCTCTTCAACGCCTGAACCAGCTTGTTGAGTTGGCCGATTTTGATCCAGTGGATGCGATCGACATGGTCGGCCAGCTCCGGCTCCGTTTCGCCGACATGCGCGACCGCGTAGACCTGATAGCCCAACCGACGGGCGTTGTCGGCGAAGATCACCGGAAAGCGCCCGTTGCCGGCGATCAACCCGATGCGCCGCGCCTCGGTCGCGGACCCAGCCTCGCGGCTCATGTCACTCATCCGTTTCTTCGTCGCGCCCGACGGACGCGCAGAGCCCGCGCTTCGTGCCGTCCACGAAGTCCGTCATCTCCATCACGTGTTTGTGGTTCGCGAATTCCTTGCGCGCGAGCTTGACGGATTCGGCCAACCGGTGGCCGGACCGGAACAGCAGATCATAGGCCCGCTTGAGCACGGCCAGTTGGTCGTTGGTAAACCCCTGCCGCTTGAGCCCGATGTAGTTGATGCCGTACATGCGGGCCCGGTATCCGCCCGCCGCTCTCGTGAAGGGGGCGACATCCTGCGTGAGGCCGCAACAGCCTCCGACCATCGCATAGGCCCCCACGCGGACGAATTGATGGATGCCGGTCAAGCCGCCGATGATCGCATGATCGCCGATCGTGATGTGCCCGGCCAGATTGGCGCAGTTCGCCATGATCAGGTGATTGCCGAGATGGCAATCGTGGGCCACGTGCACGTAGGCCATCAGGAAGTTGTGGTGTCCGAGCCTGGTCACCCCGCCGCCCTGCACCGTGGCGCGGTTCACGGTCACGTACTCCCGCAGGATATTATCGTTGCCGATGACCACCTTGGTGGGCTCCCCCTTGTAGTGGAGGTGCTGGGGCGGGCCTCCGACCGAGGCGAACGGATACAGGTGGCATCGCTCGCCGATCTCCGTCCACCCGTCCACGGACACGTGCGACACGAGTTTCGTGCCTCGTCCGATGCTGACATGTTCGCCGACGACGCAATAGGGGCCGATGACGACATCGTCCGCCAGTTCGGCCTTCGGGTGCACAACCGCCGTTGGATGAATCTCCACTCGCGTTCCTCCCGTTAATCGTTACCCGTCGTTCGTTCACCGTCTTGTTTGCGCCAATCTTGCATATTACGTTTCACGTTCACGATTAACGATTCACGTCTTCCGCTTTTTCGTCCGTCACCATCGCCGTAATTTCCGCTTCACAGACGAGATTGGTCTCCACGAACGCGCGTCCCTGCATCTTCCAAAACGGCTGGCGGCGCTTGATCACGTCAATCTCGAACCGCAACTGGTCCCCGGGAATCACCGGCCTCCGAAATTTGGCCTGATCGACCCCCGTCAAATAGACGACCGGCTTGCCCGTCGCCGGCGCCGACTTGAAGGCCAGCACGCCGCCGACCTGAGCCATGGCCTCCAGGATCAGAACGCCCGGCATGATGGGGCGGCCTGGGAAATGGCCCTGGAAGAAGGGCTCGTTGGCGGTCACGTTTTTGATGCCGACGATGCGCTGCCCCGACTCCCATTCCCTGATCCGATCGACCAGCAGGAATGGATAGCGATGTGGCAACAACTGCAGGATGTCACCGATGTCCAGCTCCGGCATGGATCTCGCCCCTCCTCCGTCGCAACGCCTGGGCCGCATCGCGGCCCGGCGCCTGCCGCTCGTGGCTACGGCTTGAATTGACGGTCAAACTCCTTGATGACCTCATCCGTGATATCGACCGACCGATTGGCGTAAATGACGATTTTCACGCTGGCTTCCGTGCCCGTATCCAGGACGGCGGCAAACCCGCGGCGCTGCGCCACTTTCAGCGCCGCCTCGGAGATCTTTTTCGAATACTGCTCGAACAGCTCTTTCTGCTTCTGCTGGATCTCCCGGTTGAAATCCTGCACGCGGCGTTGGTACGCATCCAGCTTCGCGCGAAAGAGGTTTTGTTTCTCCTGTTTCTGCTCGTCCTTTAAGGTTCCGTCCTGCAGGACTTTCTCCAATTCCTTGAGCTCCTCCTCGTCCGAGCTGACGATTTTCTGTCTGGTTGCGGAGAAGGTCTTCAGCTCCTCGATCGCGCGCTGCCCGGTCTTGGATTTATCCATGACGGTCTGCTGATTGACGACGGCGACCGAAAACGACTCCGCCCCCATGGCGCCGGCCGTCCAACACAGCATCGCCCCGACGACCGCGAGCACGCCCGCTCCCGCCGCCACCCACTTCCGCCGAACAAGCCCATGGGATGATTGGTCCGCTGTCATCGTCGCCCCTATTCCTTGTTCAATTCGTCGATCACCCGATTGGAGAGATCCAACGTGCTGTCGCTGTAGACCGTCGGCCCTCCGCGGCCCCGTTCCAGCACCAGCAGGAGGTTCAACTGCTTCGCCAGGTTCGAGACCACGCGCTCCATCTTCTCGTGAAACCCGTCCAGCACTTCCTTCTGTTTCTCCTGCACTTCGCGATTCAACTCCGCGGCCTTCTGCTGGTACTCGGCCATCCGGCGCCGGAACTGCTCTTCGCGCTCGCGCTTGGCGTTGGCGCTGAGGACGCTCCCCTGCTTGACGAAGTCCTCCTCCATGCGCCGGAGTTCCCGCTCTTCCAGCTCAATGAGCGCCTGCCGGTTCTTGGTGAAGGTCGCCATGGTGTCTTTGGCTTTCTTGCCGGGATTGCTCTCGTTGAGTACCCGTTGCGCATCGATCACGCCGATGCGCAGGTCCGACTGCGCGGGCGCCGCCGCGCACCCGGCCAACAACAAGAGGGCTCCGACCGGCCACAGCCGCCGCATTCCGCCTCGAGACGTCATGTTTCCCACCATACGCAGCAGAGTCGGCAGCCGGGGCGCCGGTTCACGCGGGCGGAGACCGCCCGACCGTTTGCTCTAGAACAACGATCCGACCGTAAATTCGAACACGCCCTTCCGCTCGTTCGGGTTGGGGTCCAAATTGATCCCGTAGGCCGCCCGGAGGGGACCGAAGGGAGAAATCCACCGGACTTCCAACCCGGCCGAACTCCGCAAATTGAAATTGACCGGCTCATTCTCATCGAACCCCTTTCCGTAATCGAAGAAGATCACGCCGTTCAGCTTGGCCTCGGTCGAGATCGGGAAGATGAAGTCGAAGTTGAAGATGAGCTCCTTCGCCGCGCCGAGCAGGGAGCCGCTCGGCGTCACCGGTCCCGCCCGGCCGAAGACGAATCCGCGCATGGTGTTGATGCCGCCGACGAAAAACCGCTCGGTCAGCGGGATCGGCTTCCCGTGCCGTCCTTCGACCACTCCATACCGTCCACGCACGGCGAACCGCGTGTCGAAGAACAGCGGGGTATATTTGATGACGTCGAAATAGTATTTGTAAAAATCGTTGGACCCGCCGAGATAGGGGGTACCGAGGTCGAATCCCACGGCCGTCCGGAGACCCGTCCGAGGGTCCAGATAGTAATCCCGCGTGTCCCGCGACAGGAGCGTTCGAAAACCCGTCGTGGTCTGCCGTCCAAGCTGCTGGGTGATGAACTCGGGCGCGTCGATGGTCGCGTCCCGGTAGTTGAGCTGCTCGGCGAACGGCGTGATGCTCCCGAAGATATACTCGGAGAACCACCGGCCGAACGTCCCGCTCACCCCCTGCTTTTCCTCGAAGTACGTCAGATAATTCGTAAACGTGCTGTAGATGTCGAGCTGCATCGACGTGAGCGAATCGTTGACGTAGGGGTTGCGGAAGCTGATCAAGCCGAGGCTTCGGCGCTGGCCGAGCTGTCCCCGGATCCGGCCCAAATAGCCATACCCGCCCAGGTTGCCCTCCGTAATGTCGGCGACCGCCACCAGCTTGTCCAACGTGCTGAAGCCGCCGCCGATGCTGAACATGCCGGTGGATTTTTCCTTGACCTTGACGTCCAGATCGACCTTGTCGCTCTCCACCTGTTTGGGGAGAATTTCGACGGTTTCGAAGAAATTCAAATTGTTCAGCCGCTGGAAGCTCCGTTTCAAGGACACGGTGTCGATCACGTCGGACTCGTTCACGCGCAATTCCCGCCGGATGACGTTGTCCCGCGTCTTGTCGTTGCCCGAGATTCGGATCTGCCGGATGCGGGTAAGCTCGCCCTCCTTGATGTTGAAAATGATGGAGGCGGTCTTGTCGTCCTGGTTGGGCGTTACGTTCGGATTCACGTCGGTGAACGCGTAGCCCTTGGCGCCGTATTTGTCCGTCAAGCGGGTGACCTCGTCGCGGATCTTGGCGCGCTGAAAGATCTCGCCTTCGTAGATCTTCATGCCCTCGCGGAGCTCCGGCTCCTCGAACACCGTGTTGCCGCGGAAGCCCACCTGGCTGACGGTGAACGGCTCCCCTTCGACAATGGCGAAGGTCACGATGAACCACTTTCGGTCCTCCGTCAATTCGATCGTCGGCAACCCCACCTGCATATTGAGGTAGCCCTTGTTCATATAGACTTCCCGGATCCGCTCGAGATCGTTCGGCACTTCCTCCCGTTTGAGCAGGCCGGCGTCGGAGAACACCGAGGGAATCGTGAACCGGGTCAAGAGCGCATACCACGGCACCCATTCCCGGGTCGCCATGACGGACAACAGCTCCTTCTTCGTGACCGACTTCATCCCCTCGAAATTCACGGTCTTGATCCGGGCGCGCTCGCCTTCGCGGATATAGAAAGTCAGCCGCTTGCGGTCCTCATCCAGCGTCTGAATGATCGGCACGACCTCGACGTTGTAATATCCGTCCTCCTGATAGGCGCCTCGGATCTTCTCCGCGCTTTCCTTGACCAGTTGCGGATCAAGAAAGGTCTGGCCGCGGATGGTGATTTTCTCCTTGAGCTTGTCCTCGCTGAGTTCCTCGTTGCCGTCGAACAGGATCTCCGTGATGAAGGGCTTCTCCTTGACGATGAAGGACACCGCCATGCCGTCCGGCACCGCTTCGACTTCCGATTGGACGTCCTCGAAGAAGCCGGTCTCATAAAGCAGACGCATCTGCTTCCGCACCGCGTCGGGCGTGTAAGGATCCCCGGCCTTGAGCGTCAGGCGGCCCTGGATGGCCGACGTTTCAATCCGGCTGTTGCCTCGAATGACGACGGACGTGACCTTCTGGACGGCCTCCTGCGCGGCCGCCACGACCGCGAGACCCGCCATCAACAGCCCGATCAGCCCTATCCAAAGCAAGGCAAGACGTGCGCGAATCACTCACCGGTGCCCTTCGTAGGCGCCCCACTGGTCCACCAGACTTGATCTGCAAGTCTCGCCGCGCGGCGGCGCGAGAGCCTTGTGCCACTTCCTCCACCGCCTGTCGCAGGGGATTCTTTCGACTTACAGGCTGCCGAGGCCCATCTGAACCGGTCCGTTCCGCCGTCGGACCGGACCGAAAGGAGGAGTGTCGAAGAAAATCGACGAATTATAATTTTCGCTGCGGACAATGTAAAGCGAGTTTCCTCGCCCACGGCGCGGCCCGCGTCCGCGCGAAGCGGTCACTTCCTTGACTTCGCGTACCCCATCACATACTATCCAGAATGTCCGCCGGTTTCTCATCTCGGCCATCTCAATACCCCATGAAGGTTCGCAAAGCCGTATTCCCAGCCGCGGGGTTGGGCACCCGCTTTCTCCCCGCCACCAAGGCCTCTCCCAAGGAGATGCTGTCGCTTGTCGACAAGCCGTTGATTCAAT
The DNA window shown above is from Nitrospira tepida and carries:
- a CDS encoding OmpH family outer membrane protein; protein product: MTSRGGMRRLWPVGALLLLAGCAAAPAQSDLRIGVIDAQRVLNESNPGKKAKDTMATFTKNRQALIELEERELRRMEEDFVKQGSVLSANAKREREEQFRRRMAEYQQKAAELNREVQEKQKEVLDGFHEKMERVVSNLAKQLNLLLVLERGRGGPTVYSDSTLDLSNRVIDELNKE
- the fabZ gene encoding 3-hydroxyacyl-ACP dehydratase FabZ, giving the protein MPELDIGDILQLLPHRYPFLLVDRIREWESGQRIVGIKNVTANEPFFQGHFPGRPIMPGVLILEAMAQVGGVLAFKSAPATGKPVVYLTGVDQAKFRRPVIPGDQLRFEIDVIKRRQPFWKMQGRAFVETNLVCEAEITAMVTDEKAEDVNR
- a CDS encoding Gfo/Idh/MocA family protein yields the protein MPKIRTGVIGVGHLGQHHARLYAALPESQLVGLFDADPERARLIAERHGGLVFSRLDELIDSVQAVSVAVPTTAHYEVTKRCLDRGRHVLVEKPIAARLAEARELVRLAAERGCILQVGHSERFNPVMLAARPHIDAPSFIECHRLSSFGERGTDVDVILDLMIHDLDMVLSFNPGPVEEVRAAGVPVLSSHVDIANARIQFGGGCVANLTSSRVSMNRMRRLRVFQRDRYVSVDYQTRHAVVYRRRTDQGAKPQLDMEQLVGSDEEPLKLQLQSFLASVMTGAPAAVSGEAGTAALALAYQVREAIDSFLRRQQQASPSGSASRGADA
- a CDS encoding OmpH family outer membrane protein, which gives rise to MTADQSSHGLVRRKWVAAGAGVLAVVGAMLCWTAGAMGAESFSVAVVNQQTVMDKSKTGQRAIEELKTFSATRQKIVSSDEEELKELEKVLQDGTLKDEQKQEKQNLFRAKLDAYQRRVQDFNREIQQKQKELFEQYSKKISEAALKVAQRRGFAAVLDTGTEASVKIVIYANRSVDITDEVIKEFDRQFKP
- a CDS encoding LpxI family protein yields the protein MSREAGSATEARRIGLIAGNGRFPVIFADNARRLGYQVYAVAHVGETEPELADHVDRIHWIKIGQLNKLVQALKSEGVTEAVMLGGVKKTHVFTTVRPDFRTLAMAARLAIWRDDDILREFAAELEREGIMIRESTFGLEGVLVEEGVLSSRKPTDKEWEDIRYGWEVARDIGRLDIGQCVVVKDRVVVAVEAVEGTDGAIRRGGELAAGGAVVVKRSKPQQDLRFDLPAVGPRTIEVMRSVKANVLALEAGRSVLLDRAEMLQAANRAGIAIVGLRGDVHR
- the lpxB gene encoding lipid-A-disaccharide synthase gives rise to the protein MSRLFIVTGEASGDAHGANLAKALRALRPDSELVGVGGHRMAEAGVELVTGLKRLDHMGLPGPSVLLGAYHNYRRLAGILNRTRFDAVVFIDHPGLNLRLARVAKAAGQRVVYYIAPQIWAWAPGRITLIRQVVDQMLVILPFEQALYQQAGVPCEFVGHPLLDQVAPSYNPLELRHRFGLEGGGPVIGLLPGSRESEIRSLLPILLEAATLILKQEPSARFVLAQAGSVSDELLASQLQGREVPVTVVKDQASEVMACADVLLVASGTATLQAAIVGTPMVLLYTTAWLTYWIVRLKILVQWIGLVNIVAGRSVVPELIQQEATPDRVSKEAMKLLRDPEAAMAMKEALREVRESLGKPGASSRAAEAILKVCRA
- the bamA gene encoding outer membrane protein assembly factor BamA, whose product is MIRARLALLWIGLIGLLMAGLAVVAAAQEAVQKVTSVVIRGNSRIETSAIQGRLTLKAGDPYTPDAVRKQMRLLYETGFFEDVQSEVEAVPDGMAVSFIVKEKPFITEILFDGNEELSEDKLKEKITIRGQTFLDPQLVKESAEKIRGAYQEDGYYNVEVVPIIQTLDEDRKRLTFYIREGERARIKTVNFEGMKSVTKKELLSVMATREWVPWYALLTRFTIPSVFSDAGLLKREEVPNDLERIREVYMNKGYLNMQVGLPTIELTEDRKWFIVTFAIVEGEPFTVSQVGFRGNTVFEEPELREGMKIYEGEIFQRAKIRDEVTRLTDKYGAKGYAFTDVNPNVTPNQDDKTASIIFNIKEGELTRIRQIRISGNDKTRDNVIRRELRVNESDVIDTVSLKRSFQRLNNLNFFETVEILPKQVESDKVDLDVKVKEKSTGMFSIGGGFSTLDKLVAVADITEGNLGGYGYLGRIRGQLGQRRSLGLISFRNPYVNDSLTSMQLDIYSTFTNYLTYFEEKQGVSGTFGRWFSEYIFGSITPFAEQLNYRDATIDAPEFITQQLGRQTTTGFRTLLSRDTRDYYLDPRTGLRTAVGFDLGTPYLGGSNDFYKYYFDVIKYTPLFFDTRFAVRGRYGVVEGRHGKPIPLTERFFVGGINTMRGFVFGRAGPVTPSGSLLGAAKELIFNFDFIFPISTEAKLNGVIFFDYGKGFDENEPVNFNLRSSAGLEVRWISPFGPLRAAYGINLDPNPNERKGVFEFTVGSLF
- the msbA gene encoding lipid A export permease/ATP-binding protein MsbA gives rise to the protein MTLYLRLLKYLGSYRIRLAGAIVCAAMVAALSGVYAWLVRPVLDGIFISKDSTLLMVLPLAILAVAVLKGLFNYGQNYLMNYVGFRVVTDIRQQLFEQMVRLPVSFHDANNSGRLVSRVVNDVILMSNAVSGVLKDIFQQGLTLVVMLGVVFYQNWKLATISLLVIPFSIYTMTSMGRRLRKLASFGQERIGDMASTIQETLGAIRVVKAFNREQVERERFRTHNRAVLENLMKSIQVSSLGSSHMEVIGVIGIAGIIWYGGFLVIQGDMTPGSFFSFLTAMFMAYTPIRRLSGANNTIQQAVAAAERVFMVLDLDDEHKVDRGTLTLEPGPQSIEFRRVTFRYPGHAIAALEEIDLHVAAGEVVALVGSSGSGKTTLISLVPRFYAPTSGTVLINGQDIASYTLRSLRSQIGIVSQEVVLFDDTIRNNIAYSRDGASEEEVMRAAHAAHAHEFISKLPQGYQTIVGERGLKLSGGERQRLAIARAILKDPPILILDEATSALDSESERMVQLALSNLMKNRTTLVIAHRLSTIQKADRIVVMSRGRIVESGTHEQLLAHNGTYRRLHSMQFQDADVIR
- the lpxA gene encoding acyl-ACP--UDP-N-acetylglucosamine O-acyltransferase, whose protein sequence is MEIHPTAVVHPKAELADDVVIGPYCVVGEHVSIGRGTKLVSHVSVDGWTEIGERCHLYPFASVGGPPQHLHYKGEPTKVVIGNDNILREYVTVNRATVQGGGVTRLGHHNFLMAYVHVAHDCHLGNHLIMANCANLAGHITIGDHAIIGGLTGIHQFVRVGAYAMVGGCCGLTQDVAPFTRAAGGYRARMYGINYIGLKRQGFTNDQLAVLKRAYDLLFRSGHRLAESVKLARKEFANHKHVMEMTDFVDGTKRGLCASVGRDEETDE